The following DNA comes from Athene noctua chromosome 1, bAthNoc1.hap1.1, whole genome shotgun sequence.
TGTATTTGTACCTGAAAGGTCTGACTCATCTAATTCTTCTGCAGAGCGCCTACAGCTTCTTATAAAAAGCTAGACTGGTTTGAAGGCTTAGAACTGAAGTAGCAAAGAATGGAAACCAATGCTGCATGACCACTAGCTCCCAATTTTCACAGTGCTCCTGAAGCATAAAAACACTACAGAAAAGTAGGGATGAGACAGACAGCAGGAATTACTACTACCGTTTGTCCTCCATCCTTAGGCAGGAGTCATTAAACCCAAACTATTCTAACATACACAGGTGTTCATTGCTGGCTTCAGATCTTCATGTAAAATTGTAGATATTAAGCTGTTTCATTTATGCTTAGATGGCTCTTACTTTAAATTCTACAGCAGAAGGAGGCATTGCATCTTACCAATAAATGTGTAGTTAGGAGGCATTTTAAGGGACTGATCTGACCCACATTTTACAAGGCAAATTTCATTGATTATTAGTAACTGCAGAGCCATGGTAAGTAAGGACGTTGAGGAAGATTGTAACAGTTGCCTGTTAATTAGGATTGCATCTTGTCTGAAAATGTCAGATGTCTTAGAGCGATGATGCGTTTAACTGCATAAAACTACTGTTTTAACAAATGTAGGCATgtggaaggaagagaaagggtgGTTTATTCCTTTCCTAGAAATCTGTGGGACACCTCAAACCTCACTGTAGCCTGTTCCTCCTCTTGCTGAAGTGTAATTTGCAGTCTGTATTTTTAAGGGCTTAATCTTGTTAAAAACATACATACAGACCAGTCCAATCTCAgaggttcaaaaaaaaaaaatcttattctactAATAAATTACCAAGATGGGCTGGAGAGTGATGGCACTGTAGAACTGGAGGGACATTAGTACACTTGCTCGAACAACAGTTCATCTGATCATATATTTAAAAGCCGTTTTGGATCAAAGCTGTCTCATTGCCCATGAGAAATGTCAGCACACAGTATTACTGTATTCTAAGTAATTCAGTCTCTAGAGGATAGTATCCTAAATTCGGGGTTGGTGTTGtgaaagcaaatgtattttctgGTTAACTTGAACAATTTTAAAGAGTCACTGTTCAGCTGTTAAGATATACTACTTAAGATCCCCCTGCTAGATAGGCATGTGGTATCGATTTTATTTTAATCCGTCTTTCGCTTTTGTGTTTAGGCTGATGCACCTAACCCAGGGCTTATTCCAGATGCAGATGCAGTAGGTGTAACAGTTGTGCTAATTACATGCACCTATCGAGGTCAAGAATTTATTAGAGTTGGCTACTATGTAAACAACGAATATACTGAAACAGAACTGAGAGAGAATCCACCAGTAAAGCCAGATTTTTCTAAGGTAAGGCACATTCTGTTCTAGTTGTATATCAAAGGTATGCTTATAGAAAgagtttttaagaaataaaaccaaaccccaagTGATTCCATAAAGTGCATGGAATGAGGCATCAAATAATGGAAAAGACTTGGGGGGACAAACTACAGGTGCCATGTAGTTAGTTGCCATGAAGTTGGAAAACACCGAGAAACATGCGACAGTTTCTACCAGCTAGAACTCTTGGCTGGACTTCATTATTTTACACTGACTGTGTGAAATAAACTGTTGGGTTCCCTTTATTTGCACCACAAAGTGgctctgttcttcagaaaaacagaatattttttttttctaggacagTCAACCTGAAACTAAGTTTTAAGTATTAATTTAACAGAGTTGTTATCCAGCTGTTCTAGTGTTAGAGCTGCAGTTTCTGCAAAACAGTAACAACTGAATTGAAGAACAAGTTATGTACAAAATGAGAAACAGTGGGTAACCTGGTAAGAGCAGGTTGGATGATTACATGATCGGTGGACAACTTGACTGCAGAAGTATACAGATcaagtttaaaaaatacatatcctTTACGGTAAAAATTTAAACTGGGACtagaattaaaaaattatgtgaaaaagaaTTATTTGGAACCTAATCCTTGAGAGGGATCAGTTGAACATCAAAAACTAGTCAAAATCCTGTGAAATACTCTACCCAGGCAGACTGTAAAAACACAAGGTTCTGCACAGCATCTGGGTCTGTTTTCATGGAAGATTTTGTGGAGTTGGGTTTTCCCTTTATGAAAGCTGATGAACACGTGTACACGGTTACGTTCTGAAGTTGTGTGATAGTGAAaacttttgttatttttcaagtATGCGTTGATTATATGACTGGATATATGAAGAAGTGAATGGGATAATGCATGTACTGTAATGACTAGAACAGAGATAGTCCCCATAGTTCCTGAAACTGATTTTCAAATGTAACTAAACTGAATTGGTAtgtaaattagtttttaaaagtcGTAATGATTTTCTATGCTTAACTTAATTTTCAGGGATCAGATGCTCAACATGTtctcaaaatacaaaattatggtTGATTTTTGAGGATTCTTATAatctattcctttctttttttctttcatttaaatcatATACTTATTTGTTATTTTGGAGTGTGAATGCCAGAATGTTGACTTCCTTTAAGCACTTCCACTTAGAAATGCCGAGAACTACTTGTCTTAATTTTCTGCTTATATAAAAAGCTAGCTCTGCCGCTATGAAAAAGAACAGCAGAGACTATCATGTATTTGTATAAAAAGTCCTTAATGTGACTTTGGGACAGATTTAAAAATCCAAGTAGGAGGTTATTAAATTGATTAATTGATGGGTAATAGACCCtactaggttaaaaaaaaaaaagaaatggtctTGTTAATTTGCATAAGGGATTGGGAAATACTTAATGAGAATGCACTTCCTTGGAGAATAAAATCAACATTACTACCAAAACAAACTTTTCCTGTGATCAGTCTTAACTTTCATAATGAGTGGTCAGTGGCGATAACTTGCCATCGTCCAGTTAACTATGTATTATGTTGCGAATGGTGAAAGATTAAGAGAAAGTGAGCGTGTCCTTTTTTTGTTGTGTACATAAACAAATACAGcatgttttcaaaggaaaatgaaggCCAGTCCTGAGAATAAAATGACTCATGTCTAGGCATGTCCACTGCCACAATATTAATATCTTCTAAATCTAAGtaacatttttgctttaaaacttcAGTAGACAAAATTCAGTTAATTAAATCAATTTAGAGCATGGTAATTTAATTCAAGGATAGGTTGTACTCTTAAATGAAGACAGACATTTGATAGAATTGATATAATTATTGCAAATGCCATAAAGTTGATGAAAAATTTTATGAAGTACAACACTTGCACTTTACTTGCAGAGTTCTTGTACAGCCTTGAACTCATATGACAGTTAAAAATGCCCTCTCAAGAAAGCAGTTACTTTCCTGGGTAGGAGGATATTAGAGTAAATGAACAAGTGGTGTGTTTGTGTAAGCATGTTTCTGATCCATAGATAGTAGCTATACATTCACATTTATATGAACTATGTTTTTAAACAACCTGTTTTACACATACAAGTCTAGGGggagtaaaaggaaaaaaatctatatgCAGGTGAACTACAGTTTGAGATGTACACGTTACataatacatgtattttcttctctcccagcTTCAAAGGAATATTTTGGCATCTAATCCCAGAGTCACAAGATTCCACATTAATTGGGAAGACAACACTGAAAAACTGGAAGATGCAGAGAGCAGTAACCCAAATCTACAGTCACTGCTTTCTACAGATGCGTTACCTTCAGCATCAAAGGGGTGGTCAACATCAGAAAATTCATTAAATGTTATGTTAGACTCTCATATGGACTGCATGTGACTAACCACCATCATTTTGGTACTGTACATGTGTTAAACTGTAAAAACAACCAGAACTATTTCCCTCAAATTCCATAAGTACATAGTTGACAAGCAATGTGAAGAACTTGTTTTAAAACATCCTGtagaaagtttataaaaaaaaccccacaaacaacaaaaaaacaaacagtatttgAGCAAATTGTGGAATATAAATATAACTATTTTTAAGTAATTGCCTTTTTTCTCTAATGTGTTATTCTATGTGGTCTAAACCTAACCTGATTAAAGTATACATATGGTCCCCCCTCCCCCTTTACTTTGTTAGCACTATTAAAAGCTAAAAAACTAAAAGTTAAAACATTCAGGCAAAATGAAGGAACAATGCCATGTCCTTATCTCTGATACCCAGATTGCCAAATATAAAGTGCCCTTTAATAGCAGCTTAAGAACAAAACTGTCATTAGAtgaagtgcaaagaaaaaaaagaagtatctcttaggagaggaaaaaaagtccaaaaatGTCCTCTTGCTGTGAAAGCAGACAGCATAGTATAATTTTAGGTGCAAGCTTCTTTTCCTTTCAAGGCACATACTTGTTACTTAAAGCATGCAATTTGAGATTTACCATCTGCTATCTTGGAttttaggaaattttttttttaaaaaatctgctgctgctgttgtttagTCAAACCGGTTTGTTAGGAACAGTGTTTCATGTGGATCTGGGTGGGTATCTCGGGAAAGAACCCTTTTTTCAGTCACCAAAATAGCACACACAATTGGTTGGAAGGATTCAAGCAAATACTAGAAAATTTGAAGGATCAAAAGGAATAGCATGAGTATCCAGAAAATGCTCTTCTGCAAGTTAGCTACATACAGCTGCTGGCTGGTACATTTATTTTCAGGTAtgctttatttttgcagtcaTTTTAACTAGTAGTTTCTTTGAAATATCTGGAATTGAAAactttcctgttttctctctaCCATGTAAGGCACTCCTGTGCACTGGTACAAATCAAGATTTAAACCCTGTTGTGGCAGGCATGACACACTCAAGAACATATTGCCTGCCCTGAAGCTCTTGCACTGAAACATCCCTATTACCTGAGGCATCCTTGAAGATAAAAAGAACTAAGCAGTAAATTCTAAAGACTTAAGACATTATTATGACACTAACAATTTACTTACTCCTTCCAATCCTTGTTAGCCTTATACATTTACCATGACTATATGTGCATTTAAAATTGTAATCTGTCATGTCAGATTACAGGAATATAGTTCTGCTAGTTACTAGTAACTGCCCAAACTGAACCCTTGTAGGTTCCAGGCCCTTAAAAAAGGGAGATTTCCTGATGACTGACAGTGTAGCTCAGAATAAAAATAGAAcgctttctcttctctttctgcaTTCTCTAATAGGGATGTAGATGTCCCGAGCAGTTAGCACTAACGTTTTTCCACATCATTAGTGAAATTGTATTAATTTCAAACTTGTATATTTTTTATAGCAGAAAGGAATGACCTTATCTGAATGTACGTGCACGTGTTTCTTGCATGGAAACTCAGCAGTACATATGGTAGCTGAATGGAATCCATTAATATTTGGAACCCTAATTCTAGTGTGTGCTCTAAAAAAACTCTGTAATTGTTTAAAATGATGattagcaatttaaaaatattaacactCCAATAGTGGTATGATTTAACACAAAGAACTGGTCCCCCAAACCAGCATTTGCTTCACTTGAGGGCTGAAATTATGTGAACTTTTAAGAAAGATCTTTCAGTTTTCAATTATACTGCAACTTAAAGGTCTACAGTGACATTTTGAGATTTTTCATGCACTTTATTGTTCTATTTGTAAATCTATTTAAGATATCTCTTAAACATAAGGATGTAAATAACTTAGTCATCTGCTGAAAGATTGGCAGGCTAATGGTCTACCTTCAGCTAAAGCTACTGTAGTAGTGTTCCAAACCCTTGCACCTGTTGAAGattcaaatgaaaacatgaagTATGAGCTGTAACCAGAATCCACAGTAGGTTGAAGGCTTCTTAGAAGCATATGCCACAAAGTGATGGAAGCAAACTCTATTACCACTATTGCAGAATCAACTACAAAATACAGTCAGCAAAACTATGTCACCCAGCAAACCCGTTAATTTAGAGAAATCAGAAAGTGAAGATCTGTTGTTTtgtttaggaggaaaaaagtcaaCTGCGCATGTGAACTTGGGTGCAATAAACTTCAAGCTAGCCTGGATGGTGTGAATGCTGCAGGAGAATTTTGCACTACCTTACCCGATACACTTAACACATCCTAGATATAGCTGACCCATCAATTACAGGAAAATGATAACCCTACTGTGCTTGGTGAAAACTGGAGAAGAACAACCAGACCTCATGAGAGCTCCTCATCATCTTTTCAAGAGAAATGGTCTTTCTATGCTTTTTGAGAGACTTGATGTTTTCAGGTCTTCTACAACTTTGTCTAGATCTTAACAATCAATACATGTCTTCTGAATATGACATTCCCTGACAAAATCCCGTTTCAGAGACATGGAATTTGAGAAACCAAGTTCTAGTACTCCAGAGGCTTTGGGTATGATCATCAGGCAACATCAGAGCAGAGACTTGGTGGTATTAAAAGCTACCGTGTGTATAAGGCATCTCTGTAAAGACTTGTCCATGATCTCTGAAAGTTTTGAACCAGCAGCGCTGTACATGACATAGACAGCTAGGGCAGACAGCACAACATGATGATTTCAAGGTCAAAGATGAGTTCACCTTCCCACAAACCTCCACTTGCAGAGACCACCAAGATGCAAAAGAATGCTACAGATTCTGCTGACGGGACTGGTGATGCATCTCACTGTATTTTTTACCTCATATGGATAGATTCAATTCCATTAGAAGACTGTCATAATGCTTACCAGAGATTATTCATGTACAAAGAAGTAAATGGCTCGGACAAGGTAACATTATAGATGAAAAACATGGGTGAGGATGTTTATGTCTAGCTTGAAAAAAACTTGTCCATCTTACAGTCATTGTGATTGTTCATTCATCACCTTCAGTCTGAATCACTATGCCAGTCGGAGTTTGAAGGGGGCAAAAAGGTGCCAGCTCCATCGTCATGGAGGCTGTTGAAATTAAACCTCTCCAGTGGCTCTACAAAGCTCCACTGAAAAAGCCAACCCATAGTACCAATCCTCAAGACTGCAGCAACTCAGAACTTTGCTACAATAACCACAGTAACTTAAATTTATAGCTCGCCAGACAATCTGTATTCTTGGCGTGTGATTGAGAAAACCAAAAAGACAAATCTGATGATCTGACAGtccattattttctttgtagGGTCTCAACTGCTGAGTTTCTGGAAGTCAGCTCAGACTGTAGGCTAGCCACTTGCAGCTAGACAAAGATTGTCCACTGCCATCTGAAAATagtgggagaaaaaggaaaaaaatccaaaatgtctTATGCATGCACTCCTGGCAAATCCTCATTTaccagagacagaaaaagagcagAGTTAACTAAATCTTGTGGCTTCTCTCTGGGCAGCTGCAGGAGATACCTGCCCTACCCCTTATCCATAGCACAGTGGTCTGCAAGCTTGCAGATTCTCTCATTTTTTTGAGAGCCATAGAAGTTTGGTCTGGAGATGATTGGTTAATTGTTCCCGTTGTTGCTAGCTGgaaggctctgctcagtgccagTGGGTAGGTGCAACAAAACTAACAACTACCTCTAAGGGCTGGCAGTGTGTGTGTCACTATTTGTGCTAGGCCTTCCcttttgtattttgtttccagTTAAAGTTCTGCTTCCTAAGAGCTGGTCTTGTAGTGTGTGATATTGAGAGCTGGGCTGCAGAACACAGGTGGCAGgatttttgcttgatttttggtTTAGGCAAAGAAGAATGTCCAAGGAAGAAGAGCTGGCTGAAGTCACTAAGGAGGCTTTGTTAAAGGAAAACCCCCAGGTTTCTATCTGGGACTTAGAAAGCAAAGGCCTTTCAGGAGGGTATGGAAGGAGGATACACTTCAACATCTCCAGCTTTCGGTAATGCTGGTTTGGAGGCATGGTTGGGTACTCGCTGTCCGTGGCATGAGGGATGTGTCTGGCCTCCCTGCAGATAGAGAACATCAGAGGAAGGAGGTCTGTGTGCTGTGGAAGGGCTACACCAGATGGAAGAGACAACAGCCATGTGTTAACAGCAGTGTTAAGAACAGGCTGAAATGTCAGGAACTTTTAAGGAGTTCTTGGGTCTTCCTCCAAAACACCCCCGGATCATGAGGCCTACCTTTCAACATAAGGGGGTCCTCCCAGTTTGTCCCATCTCACCTGGAGGTGGGGCAGACCTATGCTGATACAAGCTGGGAAGAATTGGGGGCTTTATGGTATGGTAAAGAGAATCCTGAAGACATATGATATCCATCCAAAAATCAACTAGCAATGCCTGCCATTTCAACAACAGGATGTAAAAAGTCTGATGAAGGCCTTGCCTGGATCTGTTATGTCAGAAGCGCATAAGAACTGAAACCTCCAGCCAACATGGCAGAGGTGTTGCTCCTGTCCATCCTAACTACAGGTCTTCAGCTATAGATGAAAAGACCAAAATTTCTGAAGACAGATATCTCCTTTGCTAAATAATCTTTTGCATGCAGGTAGTCAAGGTAAGCTCTGTCTCAGGACAAAGCCATCTTGAAGCAGAATTATTGAGAGGAAATTAAGGGAATTTAAGCATCTGCAAGAGATGAGAAATTGTTACAGATGTGGCATATCTCTGATGAGGTTTGATCACGACTTCAAAATTCATTCCTTCAAGAAGTCTAGCAGACCTCCTACAGAATTAAGGCCTCTTCAAATTGAGCCCCAACTGTTTTAAGGAACAGCCAATGAAGTCATGCTCTCAGGAGAATATTTTCAAGGTACATGCTGATAGAAAACACTTCAAATTCATGTAGAATTATGACAATTCGGGAAAACAATGAAGACTCTTGTGGTAGAAGTGAAGATCCAAGAAGAGTGGCCTAAGAACTACATCTCTATTAATAACCTTATCAGAGCCAGGGTGTGGATCCGCAATGGAAAACTGTTCCCTGTATCAACTAGGGAATGCCCAGGGACAGTTTGGGGATCTACAAACCAGGAAAAACTTCTCTGGTTTCATTGTCTTGTGTACCTCAGGATACTGACACTGTGGACTCATAACTATAGCTGGACGGCTCATGTCAGCCACTTTGAACTGGTTTCTAATAGATCGGAAGAGAGGCAACTGTTAGCACCTGAAGcctgctgtgttggtttaggccctgccaggactggagagcatgctgctgttgtccctcccccagcctcagccggtcgggctggcagtgaggcacaaaccccagggtaaaataagaagaaatttaatacaacagtgtgataaacaaactgaacaacaacagtggcaat
Coding sequences within:
- the ASF1A gene encoding histone chaperone ASF1A, which translates into the protein MAKVQVNNVVVLDNPSPFYNPFQFEITFECIEDLSEDLEWKIIYVGSAESEEYDQVLDSVLVGPVPAGRHMFVFQADAPNPGLIPDADAVGVTVVLITCTYRGQEFIRVGYYVNNEYTETELRENPPVKPDFSKLQRNILASNPRVTRFHINWEDNTEKLEDAESSNPNLQSLLSTDALPSASKGWSTSENSLNVMLDSHMDCM